The genomic segment ACAGGTGGACGCCTGAGACATGCTTTTATTGGCATTGGATTTCGAGAAAGACCTGAAGCCTATGACTTCCAAGCTGCTCTTCACGACCATCAGAAGTATCTTGCTTTTGCCTCACTAGACATATCTAATTTTGCCTCTCTCAGTTTTTTTCTTCTATAGCTGTAGCCTGTATgcttgtcttttctttttgggcCGGGCAGTAGtcgaaatataaaaaagtaaaatgcacgaagaagccaaggggattcaacatatagtatatatacataagaaataTCTTTTTGCGTATCTACACACTGTTATTTTCCAACGAAGGGGTGTCAATTGAATGCGCTAAAGTGTGGGGGGCCAATTTTGGTCTCTCGTATATCGAAATGTTAGGATTGGTAGGAAGGGGTTAGATCATTTGAGATGCTCCTTTATGTTTTATGTTACAATTGTTTGTCTTTATTGATCTGATTCAAAATATGCTAAACAGATACCTGAATAAGAAGAAAACTGCAGAAGAGATGGAGCAACAATACCAGAATACCTCATCAGTTGACTACAGTTTAAAAGAGGGGGAAACCCTGAAACTTCAGATAAAGAATGTTAGTCTCCATAAATCCTCTCTTAATAGATTGACCTATAATTATGTTACTCTGTCATCCAGTAACCTCGTCCGTTTTTTGCAACAGAAAACTGGTGGCACTATAAGGTCCAAGTTCTTCGAGCAGGGTCTAAATAATCTGTCATTGGAGGAAAAGGCAAACCGTAAGGATTCAACAATATTAATCAAGCCGCCACCACCTCCTCCAGCACCACTTTCACCTGTTGGTAATGCTGCAAGGTCTCCCCCAGTATCACCGTCTAAATTAAGTCTCGAGCAATCTGCTGAAACAAAGGACTCAGCGACAGTGAAAGAGCAGCCAAATAAATCAGAATCAGTTAAAGATCAAGGTCCACAAGATGTTGAAGATGATGACTTTGGTGATTTTCAAGCAGCTGGGTgaatgttttgttggaaaaacaGTAAAATTGGAAAACTGAAGTTCAAAGTTCATACTAGATACTGTTGTTGAATATCTTGGTACATATGATGTGTATTATAGTTTTCACTCCATATCTTTATTGTCTTACCTAAACACCTTCTTGCCTAAAGagccttttattttctttaaagcAATTTTTATCTGGTGGGGGGTGTAAGTTCTCTGCCAAAATCAAGTGATCACACTCTATGAACTCATTTGctattttaacatttttttttttgcacggattgcccttcatttggggtggtctttaatttttgtccttcaaattggtggtttttaaGTTTTGCCGTTCGCCTAATACctcgaggttgtgggttcgaatcccaccttagtaaaaaaaaaaaatcgcaaggtaaaagttgcaaaattctgccttaaggcagaaattTGCAAATTCTACCCATGTGCAAATTTTGCctgaagggcaaaagttaaagaccaccattttgagggacaaaaattaaagaccaccccagcgaagggcaatcctgcaaattgcccctaTTTTATCAGAGCTCACTAACCCGACTAATCAGAATACGCCAGGTAGAAGGCCAATCATGCTATATTTTAGGATTCTCTATTAGAgagaatttcatttttttttcagttcGACCCAAAAACTTTTGATTAAAAGTAAAGAAATTCCAAATCATTCCACCACACTCTTTGATGGTCTCaactcattttttattttgtgaaaAGATTTGACATTATTatattgaaaattttggaattatCCCATATTTGATTATCTACTAACTGTCAAGAGGATTTCATTTTTTGAGGTACAAACCAAAAACTTTTGGTCAATAGTAAAAGAATCCCCAATCATTCCGCCTTTCTTTGATGGTCTCAAatctcaattaattttttattttgtgaaaAGGCTCAACATTGTTACATTGGAAATTTGGAATTATCTAGTGTTTGATTATCTACTAACTACTACTTCTATTTATCGAAATTCATCGTATCAAGACATTCTTTTCTCTATTAAATGTTAAAAAGAACagtacaaaaatatttccttatgGGCTCCAGTTGACTTTTGAGCAAGTGGATCTTTTAAATTATAGTTGATCAGGTCAGTGCGCTTTTAGGACGCATTCTTGCTCACCAATCTCAAGTACATATTTTTTCAGGGGAAGGAATAATTACTTTCGGAGAATAATAAATTTAGGAAGACAATATGTTTGATATCATTttcaaggaaaagaaaattaattttctctCAATTTCAAAATTGTTGTTCCACTGCTTGTATTCTTATCCTTACAATAGTGATCATCCTTCATAGTTGATGTTGATGGCCATAAAAAAGCACAAATATAAATAAGCTTTGTTATTATGTcaataaattttcaattttgaaagaaatgcTTCAAATCGACTTTGCAGAGTGGAAGAAATAGCAGAAATTTAATTGGATTAAGTGAAAGTTTAGGGATCTTTCCACAAATGGTCGGTCGAAGTCACTGTTTACCTTTCCTAatcaatatacataaattatatacCGATtatacacatgttatatataaattatacatatattatacatccacctatcattttaaatttaaacagTTAAGTAAGCGGCTATTTAAGGTAATTCTTCAAGCGGGGGAAAATGTAACCGATAAGATGactcttttcctttcttgtttttcattaacttaattaaaaatagaataaaattcCCCTTccactatttttattttatagttCTTCAAAATGTGTGACAGAATTAACAATTCTATGCAATCTTTTCAACTTTTAAACTACTTGAACtttgattatgatgtgataatTCTGTCAAATTAAACTTTAATCTTTTCTTTAACtaaaacatcatatatatgGAGCAATATAATTTTGCTTTTCTACTCTGCTTTTCTTGCACACGTGGCAAGAACCCATGTAGCAGAAAACTAGGTGAACTGTGTCTCTACTCTTCCATACGTTTCAGTATTTTCCTATTCAAGAAAACTATCTTTACCCACTCCATTCCATTTTACTTTATAAAGCTTTGATTCTCTCTTTTAAAGCTTTGATTCTTCTGTATTTTGCTTAAAATCATTCCCTTTCTACTTCTTGCTACTATAAGTAAGTTCCTCTACTTCAACTCTATTAATCATTTTTCCTTGTTTAACACAACCCCTTTTTGTCTTTATAGGAGTTTTGCCtttactttttatttctagttttatttctttatatagatatatgtatagatGGCAAAGTTTTCTCTTTTGTGGGGGTTGTTCTTCTTGATCaaggtaataatgattttttcttgtatttctcTGAAGAAATTCTGGGAAagaaatagttttctttttgtGTATGTTGAGATTTTTTGCTTATGAAACTGTTTTGGATATGTGAAATTGTGGGGTTTGGGTAAAGTAGcttgctttcttttctttgcttttgTGTGTGATTGTTTTTCTTAGGTTGGGAGTGCTTTTCTTGGAAACTTGGTATGAGCCTAGTTTAGCTAATAAGGAAACTCTTAAACCCTCTTGACTGTGGATGACCAAAATGGCTTTAGAATCTAGACAGCTGCAGATATTCTATTGCCAATTAAGTTCACCTAATTACATGAAAAACGAATTCGGTTGATTTTTCTTATACTAGTCTTTTAGAGCAGTTTTGAGTTTATATGCTGAAGGCATTGAAAACACACTCTGATAAGGAACCACTTGGgtgcaattcttttttttttttttttttttttttttaaataaccgTGGTGTCTGGACCAGTTTACGCATACCTCGATTAATGCCCCTTTGTATGCAATTGGCTGTACCATTGTACTGTATAAAAACTTCCTGCTATTgccttatttattttctcttaGGAGTGTGGTTTGCTGTTGGATTTGTGAAACAATGAACATAAGTTTTTGAATGTTGGAACGTGGGGAATCCTTAACAGGTGAGCTTATCAAATGGATATTAGATGGTCAGACAATTCAGACCTTTATGCATATGTTCTACTTTAGATGTCTCAATGTCAGTCATCTGTTAATTTATCGATCGTCCTACTCTAGATAATGGTCTCAGCATGCCCCTATTATTAGATGAACAaaatgaatataatgaatgaaGGGGCTAAtgctatttaaattttatgatataggttaatttttattaaaataatttctactTCGGGTGATTCAAATGCATGATGTATGTTAATTTGCTAATATTGAAAAGTTGATCCTATGAGTTCATggaaaatttaaactttgcggTGGAGACTGATATTCAGTTGTATTCTTGTTTATAGTTGGGAATTTGATTTTGTTCTGCCTGGTGATTTAGGTGTAGTGGCTCATTGATTTAGTCAATTGTGGGAGTTAATTTCTGATTTTGTTTGTGTTCTTACCTAATTCTAGTGTTGCATACTTAACATGGTGAGAAAGATTAGTGGAGAGAAAGGGTGTGATTTTCCTTGGAAGAAAGAGCTAATAGAGATCTGTGTCTTTAAGTGAAAAATTGTAGGCCTTGTCATGCATTTAATGTGAAGTCATTAACAAGTAAGGTTAACATGAAAATGAATATATCTCTATTGAAAAGCTTTTTTGTGtgtcttaaatcttgtttgctcCTAATATCAAGGAGGCTTAGCATATTAAATAGGAGTACTACATTGCACCGTGacctctaaattttttttgcTCTGTCTTGCATCTTTGAACTAAGGTGAGAAGCGCAAGATTAGAGGGTCTTGAGGACATTCCAACATAAGTTTGTAAATGCTTTGATTACACAAATTCATGAAGCCCAAGCAAGGTTTTGGAAAACAGTTGAATATCCACTTTGAACAGCTTGCTTAGTCTCCATTCTTCTTGCTTAAATTAGTCATGAATGATTAGCCAATTCATTGTTTTTGAAACAGATTGAAGTTGGTGGCTGAATTAGCTCAGTAGAATTTTATAATTTTGTGCAACGCAAGAAAATCTATCGTAATAGTGCAACGACTTGTCTAAATTTCTGCAGTTGGGAAGCTATAACATCTTGTGGAACTAACTTGATAGAATACCTGTAAAGTTGACAACCTATTCCACAATGGACTTGAAAGCTATATCATGGGTGGGAAACATATATCAAAAGTTCGAAACTATGTGTTTGGAGATGGAAGAGGCTATGTATGAGGTGAAATTCATTCTTTCAAATATAGTTCTCTATTCACTGTTTAGATATTACATATATTTATTACTTGTTTCCTGGTAATTCGTTGAGTTAATAATGTCTCTGGATATGTTAAAAGGTTCTGAGATTGTACTGCCTATTATTCACTCTGCTAATTTTGACCAAATGGGTTATAATCAGCATACTTGACCGTGACAATTTACAGGACACTGTTAAATATGTTGAGAATCAGGTGAACACTGTTGGTACAAATGTCAAGAGATTCTGTTCTGAAGTGATGCAAGATGTTCATCCTCAATATAATATTGATCCTGTGAAAGTCGCAGCTGCTGACTTGTCTCTGAACCCTTATGCTCACTATGAAATTGACAAGAAGCTGAAAGCAAACCTCAAAGGAAGCGCCAGAGGATTCAGTAACAAGTTAAATGATGACACTCAAGTAATCAAGGGTACAAAATACATATGCTGATTATTCATCATCTACTATTTATAGTCTGTCTGTCCAAGCTTCTTCAAGgctaaaagtgttttttttttttttttctttccaaagttGAGGTGTCTGGCCAAGCTCTTAGGAGAAGAAAAGGTGTTTTTGAGTAGAAGCAGAAGCTGCTTTTGCGAAGCTGAAAAAAGTAGCTTCTCCCCAGAAGAACTTTTTGAAAAGCAAGAAAACACACTTAGAAGCACtgtttaaaagcttggccaaacagtaATTGCTTCTCataagtgtttttcaaattaaaaacggcaaacacaaactgcttctcacccaaaaagaaaaaacactttcattttagaagcttggtcaaacaggcTAACAATCTCTTTGGTCAGACAGATCtgctaatattattttttcctaaaaatctCAGGGAAAAGCAAAAGTCGAGGAGTCTATAAACGTCAAAGTGGCGGAATCAAAGAAATTGTTAGAGCCAGCCATCCAGCTAAGAAGTCTGATGCTATCTGTCTCGCATCAGGGGATGTGATCAAATTATCTTCAAGTGCTGAGGTTAGGGGTAGTTTTGGAATGGCGGCGGATCATGTGACCCTGACTTCAGACCTGGCCTCAGGTAAAGGATCTGACTCTGGTGAAGCAGCAAGTAAAGTTTGCAATCACATTATAGAAACTAATGTGCCTGCAGCTGATACTTCAATTAATTCTGCGGCTTCTGTTATGACGTCAGTTGAATCTGTTGGGAAAAAGCAAGAAGGTTCTGTATTGGCAACAGATACATGTACAAAGGAGTTGGCTTATAATACAAGATCGGAAATTAGCAGTAATGTTCAGAACAATGAATTAGCTAATGAGGAGATCAATGAGTCCCATGAAGGTACTGAAAGACTCTAATTACTCTATTAATTAAAACTGAAGAAAGATCTCCCTCTCTGTATCTCTCTGTTCCCATTTTGCTGTGTAACACTGATTCAAGTGGTAAATCGTCAGATGTTATAATTAATTACCCAAAGTCATGTTATTATAGCAGAAAATATACAGTGGATTGCGACAATGAGTCGCAGTGGAACTTATATAGAATCTGGTCAATATTCTATCTCCTATAAATTTGAATCAGTTCAGAGTCCCTTTAGTTGGCACCTAACAGGGGTTTATGCTCCACATACAAGAATTGAAAAGCTGGAATGCTGGGAAGAAATTGCAGCTGTCAGAGAGTTTTGTGAAGGGCCTTGGGTAACCTGTGGAGACTTCAACACTGTCAGATTCATGGTGGAAAGAAGAGGCTGTAGCAGGATCACAAATGTGATGAATGATTTTTCTAGTTGGATAGAAGAACTGGAACTACATGATCCCCACTTGAATGGTGGGAGTTTCACTTGGTTTAGGGGAATTAATCACCACAGTGCAGCCAAAATAGACAGATTCCTATACTCTATGGAATGAGAGGAAAGCTTCAAGAACATCAGACAGAGAATAGTGCCTAGAGTAGTATCTGATCAAACCCTCAGGGGTTGGCCTGGTGGCAATTGACTTgagccttggggtgctccctttcaaggtctcaagttcgaaacccGCTGGGTGCAAACAATGTCTGAGGGCCATCGGACTGGGGAAACCCTGAATTACCCGTGGTGCACTTGCGGGAAACTCCTTGCCGAGGGCCTGTGCACCCCCGGGATTAGTCggggctcaaagagactcggacacccggtgcttaatcaaaaaaaaaaagtagtatcTGATCACAGTCCCATTGTACTTGAATGTGGGAACTGGGAACAGAAGAAAGCAAGCTTTAAGTTTGAAAACTGGTGGTTAAAGGTGGAGGGATTTAATGAGTTGATCCAAAACTGGTGGAATGAATTCCTGGTAGAAGGTTGCCCTGATTATATTTTTTGTACAAAGTTAAAGATGCTTAAACAGAAACTCAAGGACTGGAGCAAGACAACCTCTGGGGAACTCACAAACAGGAAGAACAGTCTGCTCAATGAACTAGCTGAGATTGACTTAAGAACAGTCTTCTCAATGAACTAGCTGAGATTGACTTAGCTCAGGATCAAAGAGAGTTGTCTGAAGATGAGATGATGATAAGGGCAAcggttcttgttgaattggaagaaTTGGCTAAGAATGAGGAAAGCAGTTGGAGGCAAAGTCCAGAATACAATGGCTAAACCAGGGTGATAACAATACAAATTTTTTTCAGAGGATGGCAATTGCTCATAGGAGATATAATAACATGGACGGATTGGTGGTGGTTGGCGgggcgcggggggggggggggggtaacaAAACCAACAGAAATTAAAATGGAAATGATAGAGTTTTACAAGAAACTTTAATCAGAAACTGAAGAATGGAAGCCAACATTTGAATTTGCAGACTGTCCTAAAATTTCACATGAAGAGAAAAACTGGCTCCAAAGGCCATTTACAGAAGCAGAAGTTTTGCACATTGTAGATCACTGTGATGGTGACAAAGCACCTGAGCATGATGGTTTCACTGTGAGTTTCTTCAAAGCATGCTAGACAACAATAAAAGATGAACTGATGTTGACTATTCAAAACTTTCATCAAAATGAGTTTTTTGAGAAATCCCTTAATGCTACATTTATAGCTCTTATCCCCAAAAAACATATGGAGCAGAAGAACTAAAAGATTTTAGACCTATaagtctgattttttttttttggggggggggggcggggggtggTGGGTGTACAAA from the Lycium ferocissimum isolate CSIRO_LF1 chromosome 11, AGI_CSIRO_Lferr_CH_V1, whole genome shotgun sequence genome contains:
- the LOC132037733 gene encoding uncharacterized protein LOC132037733 isoform X1 — its product is MDLKAISWVGNIYQKFETMCLEMEEAMYEDTVKYVENQVNTVGTNVKRFCSEVMQDVHPQYNIDPVKVAAADLSLNPYAHYEIDKKLKANLKGSARGFSNKLNDDTQVIKGKSKSRGVYKRQSGGIKEIVRASHPAKKSDAICLASGDVIKLSSSAEVRGSFGMAADHVTLTSDLASGKGSDSGEAASKVCNHIIETNVPAADTSINSAASVMTSVESVGKKQEGSVLATDTCTKELAYNTRSEISSNVQNNELANEEINESHEEKSDNLSSAMSMYESIESELEIVEKFDESHLEETCVLVEEERIHVPHGPVKQKSYKKKLREAFSTKKRLTRKEYEQLGALYGDQQFNLEAEDKVMPALSMNSNTKMLSANDHPESEWEIL
- the LOC132036470 gene encoding uncharacterized protein LOC132036470, translated to MEKEKKLKEPIPEIEEPIEVPLFQVPECYVYLIPPRKSAASYRADEWNVNKWAWEGTLKVISKGEECIIKLEDKETGELYARAFLRDGEPHPVEPVIDSSRYFVLRIEENIGGRLRHAFIGIGFRERPEAYDFQAALHDHQKYLNKKKTAEEMEQQYQNTSSVDYSLKEGETLKLQIKNKTGGTIRSKFFEQGLNNLSLEEKANRKDSTILIKPPPPPPAPLSPVGNAARSPPVSPSKLSLEQSAETKDSATVKEQPNKSESVKDQGPQDVEDDDFGDFQAAG
- the LOC132037733 gene encoding uncharacterized protein LOC132037733 isoform X2, with protein sequence MDLKAISWVGNIYQKFETMCLEMEEAMYEDTVKYVENQVNTVGTNVKRFCSEVMQDVHPQYNIDPVKVAAADLSLNPYAHYEIDKKLKANLKGSARGFSNKLNDDTQVIKGKSKSRGVYKRQSGGIKEIVRASHPAKKSDAICLASGDVIKLSSSAEVRGSFGMAADHVTLTSDLASADTSINSAASVMTSVESVGKKQEGSVLATDTCTKELAYNTRSEISSNVQNNELANEEINESHEEKSDNLSSAMSMYESIESELEIVEKFDESHLEETCVLVEEERIHVPHGPVKQKSYKKKLREAFSTKKRLTRKEYEQLGALYGDQQFNLEAEDKVMPALSMNSNTKMLSANDHPESEWEIL
- the LOC132037733 gene encoding uncharacterized protein LOC132037733 isoform X3; protein product: MDLKAISWVGNIYQKFETMCLEMEEAMYEDTVKYVENQVNTVGTNVKRFCSEVMQDVHPQYNIDPVKVAAADLSLNPYAHYEIDKKLKANLKGSARGFSNKLNDDTQVIKGKSKSRGVYKRQSGGIKEIVRASHPAKKSDAICLASGDVIKLSSSAEVRGSFGMAADHVTLTSDLASVESVGKKQEGSVLATDTCTKELAYNTRSEISSNVQNNELANEEINESHEEKSDNLSSAMSMYESIESELEIVEKFDESHLEETCVLVEEERIHVPHGPVKQKSYKKKLREAFSTKKRLTRKEYEQLGALYGDQQFNLEAEDKVMPALSMNSNTKMLSANDHPESEWEIL
- the LOC132037735 gene encoding uncharacterized protein LOC132037735; this translates as MSEGHRTGETLNYPWCTCGKLLAEGLCTPGISRGSKRLGHPVLNQKKKVVSDHSPIVLECGNWEQKKASFKFENWWLKVEGFNELIQNWWNEFLVEGCPDYIFCTKLKMLKQKLKDWSKTTSGELTNRKNSLLNELAEIDLRTDQRELSEDEMMIRATVLVELEELAKNEESSWRQSPEYNG
- the LOC132037733 gene encoding uncharacterized protein LOC132037733 isoform X4, encoding MDLKAISWVGNIYQKFETMCLEMEEAMYEDTVKYVENQVNTVGTNVKRFCSEVMQDVHPQYNIDPVKVAAADLSLNPYAHYEIDKKLKANLKGSARGFSNKLNDDTQVIKGKSKSRGVYKRQSGGIKEIVRASHPAKKSDAICLASGDVIKLSSSAEVRGSFGMAADHVTLTSDLASEKSDNLSSAMSMYESIESELEIVEKFDESHLEETCVLVEEERIHVPHGPVKQKSYKKKLREAFSTKKRLTRKEYEQLGALYGDQQFNLEAEDKVMPALSMNSNTKMLSANDHPESEWEIL